From Ignavibacterium sp.:
CATATCCCGATAAAAACATCGCTCTTGTATCCCCTGACAATGATAAAAAGTTTATTCTTTTGTTAGCTGAAAATCTGGCTTCAACTTCAGATGGACGTATTTCACTTTTCAATAAAGCAATAACTGCCCGAGAAACAAATAACCTCATATTTGGTGATAGCGAAGTGATTAGCTTCGATAAACTTGTTATTGCAACTGGCTCTTCACCTATCAAACCCAATATTGAAGGTATTGATAAAGAAGGCGTATTTCTTATTGACAAAGATTTTCAGAACATAAACCGGATAAAAAAGCTTGCATTAAAATCTGAGAAGATAGTCGTATTTGGTGGCGGCTATTTGGGTGTTGAATTTGCGGATGAACTTTTGCGTGAAGGAAAGTCAGTAACGATTGTTGAAAGATCAAATCGTCTTTTGCCTTCATCATTTGATGCTGAGATAAGTTTATCGGCACAAAGTATAATTGAGTCTCAGGGTGGCATTGTTATTCTTAACAATAAAGTAAAAGAAGTGATCGGAAACGATAAAATAGAAGCTGTTAAACTTAGAAATGAAGAAACATTAAACTGCGACTTTCTTATGATTTCATCCGGTAGCAGACCAAATGTAGAAGTAGCCGAAAAACTGAAAATAGTTTTTGATTATGATCGCGGGATTTTAATTGACGATTATTTCCGTACATCAGACAAAGACATCTTTGCAATTGGTGATTGCGCTGCAAAGTTTGATTTCTTCAGAGGTGACTTGTGCAGTTTTCTTATGCAGTCACTTAAACTTCAGGAAGCAGAACTTGTTGGCTCGAATCTTTACTCGGTAATTTACAATCGTGGTAAACTTACATCATATTTAACTTATCAGAAAAGATTACTTGGGAGAATAAAAAATCGGGAGAATAATTATGAAAAAAGTCATTTATCTCTGCGGCCGTTGCAAAGTTGAGTTTGATGGTTATCTCGAGCAAAAACCCAAATCTTGTCCTGATTGTGGTTTTGATAAAATTTATATCAGTCATCAACACCGTAGATTTTCAAGAAAGAGTCGTCCAAAAGTAAGATGGGCATTTAAAGTTCATTAATAATTTTATGAAAGGGGTAAGAGCCATGAAAATTGCAGTTCATACAACAGACGGTGGGAAGCATATTGCAAATCCATTTGTAAGATCAGGCGGTTTTCTTGTTTATGATGTTGACAAATGGGAAATTAAAAACTGTCATTACTGCCCTGAAAAAACTCTTGATCAGTTGATTGAGGCAAAAGATGTTGCTGAGTGGGATGCAATAATCTCGAGAGGATTGCCCAGGGAAATAAAAAGTCAACTTGAGCAAATGGGCAAAGAAGTTATGATAACTTTTAGCGATTCGCCACAAAATGCGCTCAGGGCATTTTTGAGTAATAAAATGCAGGAAGAGATGATTCATTAATTTTTCTTCGCGTCCTTTTCGATAACCTCTTTCCGGTGAGATATGTTTTCACCGCAAGGGACGCATGGTATCCGTCAACTGGCGAACGCAAAGTTTTTTATATCATTAATAGCATCTTTCTGGTTTGAATGATCGTTCCTGCTTGCAAACGACAAATCAAAAACTATAAATTTGCTCACACTATTTTTTGAATAATTACTGGTTAATATGTCAAACAAAAAACGACCTTCGTGGGATGAGTATTTTCTGAAACTTGCAATGCTTGCCTCAGAAAGAGCAACCTGTCCGAGAATGCATTGCGGATGTGTATTGGTAAAAGACAGATTCGTTCTGGCAACTGGTTACAATGGTTCATTGCCCGGACAACCACATTGCGAAGATGTAGGATGTCTTATAGTTGATAATCATTGCGTGAGAACCAACCACGCTGAAATGAACGCACTTATTCAGGCAGCGAGACACGGTGTTAATACAACCGGTGCAACTGCTTACATCACTAATATGTCCTGCACAACTTGTGCAAAGGCATTGATTGCAGCCGGAATAAAAAGAGTTGTTGTGTTCTCTGATTTTCACGATACACTTGCAACGCAATTTTACACTGATGCAGGAGTTGAAATAGTAAAGCTTCCGATGCCCGACAGAGTAATCAATTATGATATT
This genomic window contains:
- a CDS encoding NAD(P)/FAD-dependent oxidoreductase, giving the protein MQKYNIVIYGLTEAALVCANSAHKTYPDKNIALVSPDNDKKFILLLAENLASTSDGRISLFNKAITARETNNLIFGDSEVISFDKLVIATGSSPIKPNIEGIDKEGVFLIDKDFQNINRIKKLALKSEKIVVFGGGYLGVEFADELLREGKSVTIVERSNRLLPSSFDAEISLSAQSIIESQGGIVILNNKVKEVIGNDKIEAVKLRNEETLNCDFLMISSGSRPNVEVAEKLKIVFDYDRGILIDDYFRTSDKDIFAIGDCAAKFDFFRGDLCSFLMQSLKLQEAELVGSNLYSVIYNRGKLTSYLTYQKRLLGRIKNRENNYEKSHLSLRPLQS
- a CDS encoding cytidine/deoxycytidylate deaminase family protein, with amino-acid sequence MSNKKRPSWDEYFLKLAMLASERATCPRMHCGCVLVKDRFVLATGYNGSLPGQPHCEDVGCLIVDNHCVRTNHAEMNALIQAARHGVNTTGATAYITNMSCTTCAKALIAAGIKRVVVFSDFHDTLATQFYTDAGVEIVKLPMPDRVINYDIENYSSAKKTEKSK
- a CDS encoding NifB/NifX family molybdenum-iron cluster-binding protein — its product is MKIAVHTTDGGKHIANPFVRSGGFLVYDVDKWEIKNCHYCPEKTLDQLIEAKDVAEWDAIISRGLPREIKSQLEQMGKEVMITFSDSPQNALRAFLSNKMQEEMIH